In the Chloroflexota bacterium genome, CGCCGCTATCCTTAGCAGAGTGCGCATTGCCTGAGCAACCTTACCCTGCTTGCCGATGACCCTACCTCTATCCTCAGGAGCAACTTGTAGCTTAAGAATAGTGCCATCTGAGTTGGTTTCCTCACTAACCACAACCGCATCAGGCA is a window encoding:
- a CDS encoding KH domain-containing protein, encoding MKELVEFIAKSIVTMPDAVVVSEETNSDGTILKLQVAPEDRGRVIGKQGKVAQAMRTLLRIAAIREGVRVQLEIV